Genomic DNA from Vibrio tubiashii ATCC 19109:
CACCCCAGCGAACTACGCCAATCACTTCAATTTCAGATTCATCAATGGTGTTGATCGGGTTGCGATCGATATCTTCACCATACCAAACGTGAACTTTGTCAGCGATCTTAACCAATGTGAAAAAGTCGGGAGTCGGATTACTACCAATGCGAGCCAGAACAATATCATCGTTCGCCCACTCTTTATCTTTGGTAATAAGAGCATAGCAGTTCCAAGTCTTAGCATGAGATGCAACCACAGGGTAAACCACACCAAAGCAATCGGCATATTCTTTGGCTACTGGCATAGTGTCTATAGCAGTGGCATCGCCGGTTGTCAGTTGTTGATGAACGTCAGTGCGCTTATAGATATTAACGGTTGCGGCTTCAGAGTCAGACAGTAGGTTAATGGTCTCTTTATCTGTTGACTTGTCACCAATACCAAAGCAAAGCCAATGTGGTTCGACATCAAGAAAGCGAGCAATATCAGAAAGCTCCTCTAAGCTTGGATAAGTACGGTTGCTTGATTTTGAAAGGTAGCGGCCGATGGTTGCTTTACCTTTGCCAATACCTTGTGCCAATGACGCGTTGTTCTCTCCACGCTCTTTTAAAAGCGCTATGATTCTATCTTGATAATTGTCTTGCATTGGTGAAAACCTTAACGGGTAAGTATTCTTCTCAAATATGAAACTACAAGAAAATATATGCTGTTTTTAAACACCTTGCAAGTTGCTATCTCTCATATTCCACTGGGCCGTTTCTGATTTGGGCATAAATTCATCAATAACTTATATTGATTTCAAAAATGATTTATTACACCACTGATAAATATGTCGTTATTGAATCACGTCGACTGAGCGAGCGCTTCATTCATAATCTAGACTTCGCAATCTGAGTATGGCGCGAATAAATTGCTTGGTGATTACCTCGCTATTACAATGTGAAGTTTCGACGCCAACGGTTTAAGCTATCCGATACTGCAGAGGATGTATTAATGAAAGATCAAATTGCTCAAATAGAGAAACGAGCGCTAAAGCTGGGAATAGCGGCTAACTTAGTGATGGCGTTCTCTGGTTGGGCAGCCTACAACTTGTCGGGCTCAGAGGCTTTGCTCCTTGATGGCAACATGTCTTTTATTCTCTTTCTGACGGCTATCGTGGCACTCAAAATCACTCAGATAAAATCGCTGCGCAGCGAAACCTATCCTTTTGGTTTATACGTGACCGAGGCGCTATACAGCCTGATGAAAGGGTTGTTGCTATTAGGTGTTGTTATATCTGCGATAGTGAGTAACGGCTCTAAAATTGTCAGTTACTTGAATGGTGCGCAATTAGCGACAATTAAAACCGGTGTGATTGTTTACTATGCGATTGCTATGGTCTTGATCTGCTGGGGGTTATCCGCATTCTATTATTTCCAGAATAAAAAGATTGCCAATAGCAGCTCGATGTTAAAGGTCGATCAAAAATCTTCTTTTATTGATGGGGTGCTGTCCGCTTCGACCGGCGCTATTTTGGTTGTTATTGGTTACGTTCAAGTAGGCAGCCAATTTGATTTCCTTCTTTATATTGGCGATGCGTTATTAGTTTTAATTTTAGCACTGCTGATGATAGGTCAGCCGATTGGTATTATTCGTGAGGCGTTTGTTGAGCTTGCGGGTGGTAAACTGCAAAACGAGCTGCAGCACCAAGAGATTTCGACGTTAGTGACAGATCATTTTGTTAATCAAAAGATAGAAAAGCTCAATATCAGCAAAACTGGATCAAGTTACCTGGTCGTGATTGGTGTGTCGCTACAGCAGTTGCAACAACACGATGAGGCAATATGGCGTGAGCAAAAAACGAAACTCACTCAAGTGCTGAGCAGTAAATATCCTTTTGTTGACGTAGAGGTAGTCGTTATCTAGATTTTTTGGGATAGAAATAGAATATGGCACAAGATATTTATCACAGAGCACTTCAGACGATACACGAAAAGTCTTCACAGAATACTTCTTTATGTCCTTATGCAGTGACCATTAATTTTCACCCCGATCGTTTTACTCACGATGGCCACCCGTTGATCGAGCAACTAGCGCATGATGGGGTTTTGAAGTCTCAGTTCGAAACCCAAACGAGTAACGGGGGTTTAACGGCATTTTATGGTGGAGAACGCTGGCTATGGGAGCAACGCGTATTTGGTGGTGTTTATGATACTTGCGAAGCACATCAGAGGCCTAAATATGGTGCTTTGAACTTTCTTGAAAGCGAATACGGAGCAGCCCCTCGATTTGGTTCAAGTTACTTTCGAATAAACCGTAGAGTGTTAGAAAGAACCAGCTATTGTTATCCAGATAGCTATTATCATCCCACCAATTTCGCTACGTCTAGCTCCGTTAAATCCTTGGTCAAAATGGCACAAGCGTTTACTGGAGATGAGCTCGATAGATATGTTGAAGCGCAAATCCATGGTGAGTTGAACCTCGCAAAAGACGTTGAAGCATTGGTTCTTGACCCAAGCTTCAATGGCACAGAGGTCGAAGTATGGGCTGACAAACTGCCATGTGTTTTAGAATGGCATAGCGGATACGTTTTAGATGTCCAAGACGTTAATGACAACCCGAGTTACAGAGGCGGGCGTTTCATCGAGCTGGCTGTAAAGCTAGCGACTAACAATAAGATAAAGCCAATAGATCTTTCTAGAGCCATTTATCAGCTGAACTTTGACGAACAAGATATCAAGAAAATCTGGCACTATATGGCTAATTTCGGCAGATTAGCTCGCTAAATTACGAGCCTAATCTACTTAAGCTAAGAAACTAATAATGGCTCCAGTTCGTTTCTTTGGCTCAGTCTAATCATCACTCCGACGGCGACAAACATAACGGCGGCGGCCAGCATAAACCCATATTGAGTTATACCGTAGTGAGCCAAAGCCGCAATCACAACATAGCTGATGCTTTGTACCGAAGTTGAGAACATCGCCAAGCCTCCATCCACTCGACCACGTTGATTGACCTCAATAGTGTGGTGCATCCAATTGGTACGTGCGATGCGATTTAAGGCGTTAAAGAATCCAAAAAACAGAGTAAATAGTAAGATATATCCTGGATGTTGCGAGAAACTCATGCCGACTAGGGTAAGCGCCACTACCGCCATAGAATACTGCATGGTTGTTTGGTGTGAGGTCAATGACAGTAATTTGCTCAGTAGCACGCCTGTGAGCAGTGAACCTAGGCCAAAGGTGATGTTGTATCCTGCATACCAATTACCTGAAACCCCGTTTTCCGCAAACCAAATCGGAACCAACTTGCCTAAAAAGGTCAGTATCGGATAGGAAAGGCAAGAGAGCATGATAAAGGCATAGAAACGTGGTTGCTTAGCGATAATACTCTTACTTTCTTTCATCTGTTCCAGAAAGGGCGCTTTGTGTGAGCTACGTAGTTTTCTACGGTAAGGCGTTACTATATAGCTAAGCACAGCGATGCCCGAAGCGCTCGCTGCAAAAGCTGCGAATTCAAGCATGCCCCATGCTTGCAGTAATATGACGCCCAATGCACCGGCACCAAGAGTAGTGCCTTGCATAACAATTTCTTGCTTGCCTGAGATAGAAGCGTATTCATGCAAATCGTAGTTTTCTTGAGTAAATGCATTATTGGTCGTCCAAGCTAAATTGCTCGTTACCCAGAACACAAGTTGTGCTGCAGCAAGTAACCAATGTGATCCGTCAGACAGCCAATAAGCAAAGAAGACAACCATAGCCGTTGCGGACTGAATCAATTGGACTAAAACCAGTAGCGACTTACGCGAGTGTCTGTCGATCAAAGTAGAGAAAAATGGAGTAAGGACAAACGTGGTTGCGGTACAGGCGAGTGCGATAAGGGCGACAAAGGTTCCCATGTTGTCCGACTCAAGCATGATCCAAGGCAGGGCCATCATAAACAAGCCAGATGAAATACCATCAAAAAAGCGTCCGGAAAGATAAGGTAATGTTCTGCTTTTTGCGAGTAGGTTCATTGAATTTTCCTTATGTATATTCACCAACTTGGGTTACTCTAAAACCTCAAGCTAACTTGAGGTAAAGAACTTTGTTCAATTAATTTGGAGGCTTATATGGAAATGAGCGTAGGGGAAGTCGCAAAGCGTGCCGGAGTAAAAGTCTCGGCACTGCATTTTTACGAGCAGAAAGGTTTGATTCACAGCTGGCGCAATCAAGGTAACCAAAGGCGTTATCATCGTAGCGTGCTGAGAAGGATCGCAGTGATTAAAGCAGCACAGGAAGTCGGTTTAACGCTAGAGGATATTGTCCACTCGCTTGACCAGTTACCTAAGCATCAAGCACCAAATAGGCAGCAATGGGATCGCATGGCTTCAGGATGGAAAGAGATGCTTGAGCACAGAATTCTACAACTAAAAGCACTCCAAGATGACCTAGGGGGCTGCATTGGCTGCGGTTGTCTCTCTATGGAGTCTTGCGCAATCTACAATCCTCAAGATATTCGCGCAGAAACATTTAAAGGCAAAACCTTACTGACCAACCCTGAAGAGTGGTCAGAGGGAAAGAGCGAACCCGAGTAACAAGGGCAGAGTCAAAATACTAAAGAAGTTGCCAAATAAGACCATTGAAGCCACCTTGGTGGGCTCTATATGAAAGCGCTCAGCGAATAAGTAGTTCATCACGGCAGGTGGCAGCATGGTGAAAAGTACCATCATTTGTAACTGCATCGTTGGTAGTGGAATAAAGAAGTAAATAACCGCGAAAGCAATCGCGCCAGTAAACAGTGATTGCAATGTGCAAAGCAGACCAACCTTAAGACCACTCATCCTCATATTACACATTTGAGCCCCTAAAGAGAGCAGCATAACTGGCACCGCCGCTTGCCCGAGTAAAACAGTCGCTTCATACAATGGAGACCAGACACCAATACCAGATAAATTGAAGATAAGCGCTGCGCTTGCGGCAAGAAAGATCGGCATTTTGATGATCTGTTTGAACGGATTCCCTTCACTGAGCAGCGCCAAGCCAAGGCTAATGTGGATACAGGCTGAAACCACAAACAGTAATACAGCGGAAGCAAGAGCAGTGTCGCCAAAGGTGTAAGTAAAAAGTGGAATCGCCAAGTTACCGCTATTGCGAAACATATGCGGTGGAGCCCAGGTTTTATATCTCAGATTAGACATTTTACATACTGGAATCATTACCAACCCCGGTAGCAACACAGCAACGAGGGATGCAGTGAGTAAAGGCACTTGCTGAGTATCTAGCGGCATAGCAACCAGAGAAGAGAAGACGAGCGCAGGGGTAAAGGCATCCATGTTAATGCGATTAATCGGTTTGAAATCGGGTTTTAACCAACGCCCAACCGAGTAACCCACAGCCACCAATGCAAAAACTGGAAAAAGTATGCCTACGACTTGCTGAAACATGTCCTGCCCTGAACTGTCTAAATCCTAGTCGTCAAAGTAACTGATTTTATTACAACAAAACAGAGCGAGAAGAGAAATTAGGTCAACAGACCCTAGTGAACTATCTACTTTGCGTTACTCTTGGCGATACTTGTGCAGTAAGTTGATTGGTATATGACAGTAGTCATTGGGAAAATGCGTTAATCTATCTTGGTGCTCTTCATCGCTTTTTACGTAATTGGTCAGCACTTTGACCTCTACTGCAATCTTGTCGCTGTCTGGTCGATTGGCAATATAGTGCTGAGCCGCAATCAGATGAGTGGTATTTTGGCTGTACACTCCTGTGCGGTACTTTTCTCCAACGTCTTCTCCTTGCTGATTGACACTGTACGGGTCAATTATTTCGAAAAGGTACTCCATTAACTGTTCGACGGAAACCTTATCGGAATCAAATTGGGTGCGAACGCATTCCGCATAGCCGTCATACTCACTCAACGTTGTGTCCGTGGTTCCGTTGGCTCGCCCTGCTTCTGTGCTCACTACGCCGGGCAAGTGTTTCATAAACTCTTGAACGCCCCATAAGCAACCACCGGCAATGTATATTTCTTCTAACAAAATCATCATCCGTTAAGTATTTGCGGTGATACTAGTACAGAACGCGTAGCTAATGAAGGACTAGGTTCTCCATAATGTTCGCGAGTCCCTATATGACTCTAAGTTGGTTTAATTTATTTTTTGCATAAGTGCGTAGGGTGAAATTGAAATAAGCGGCTGAGAGTGCCAATTTGATGCCTTAAATTGGCGATTTGGAGGGGTTTTAAGTTGATGATTTTAAAGGGGTTGTTTTTGTGGAAAAACAGTAGCTTAGAGTGTTAGTCTTGCGTTCAACAAGGAGACACAATGATTACAAGCGACGCAATTTTTGAATTTGAAGACTTTAGTCACCAAGACTTACAAAACAGCCATTTTGAGCGATGTCAGTTTATTAAATGTACCTTTGACAGAGCTGACTTACGCGAAGCTAAGTTTGTCGACTGCCGTTTCATTGAACCACAGGCTTTGGAGTCTTGCAGCTTTCAGCATGCTAACTTAAAAGACGCGAGTTTTTCCAACTGTATGCTTGCCATGTGCCAGTTTACAGGAGCAGACTGCTTTGGAATTGAGCTACGTAAATGCGACTTGAAGGGCGCAAACTTTCAACGTGCTAACTTTGCCAACCATATTAGCCACAAAGCCTATTTCTGTTCTGCTTTCATAACGGGGTGTAACTTGATTTATGCCAATTTCGAAAGGGCATTGCTAGAGAAATGTGAACTGTTTGAGAATCGTTGGAATGGGGCGAACCTATTTGGTGCCAGTTTCTTAGGGTCAGATTTATCGAGTGGCGAGTTTAGCTCAGAGCAGTGGGGGACTTTCAATATGGAGCAATGTGACTTAACCCACGTGGATTTAGAGGGGCTTAACTTACGTAGAGTCTCTATGACAGGGGTGAAAATCTGTGATTGGCAGCAGGCTCAATTACTTGAACCATTTGGTTTGATAGTGATTTAATGCTCGTTTAAGCCGAAATTCAAGTATTCATAAAAGCAGGTGGTAACGCACCTGCCTTTACCTCGTCACCTAAATCTGAATAAAGGTGGCGTACTGTTCTGTGGTTAATAGCAAATAGCCAAACAAGGCAACGAATGCGCCACCTATAAACTGAATCGCTTTAAAAGAGTGCTGTGAAGGGATCAGTTCAGCTATGGAGTCTTTTCCCTTTACGGCTAAACAGACAATCACACTGGTGCTAATCGCGGTGCCGATTGCCATCATAATCGCACTAATGATACCGACTCCACGTAATCCCACCATATTCGAGAAGAGCAAGATCATCACCGCACCAGTACATGGCCTCAAGCCAACCGCCGCAACAATGCCATATAGGCCATGTTTGTTTACAAAAAGTGGAGTTTTGGAAGTGGCCTTAACCATAAGGACCACGCCAAGGCAGATAACGCAGAAATAGCTGATACGGATAGCCGACGCAATGGCGTTGTGCACTTCTCGCATGGTGGCCGAGAACATGGCTAACATGAATTCGACGATAACTATCGCTACGCATGCTTGTAGCATTGCTGTTGTAATGGTAATGAAGATCGCCTTGGATACGGTGCCGCGATTGGTGATCAAATAGGAGCTAACGAGCACTTTGCCGTGACCTGCTCCAAGCGAATGTAGCAGGCCGTATAAGAAGCTGACGCCGATAAACCATAGCAAAGCACCTTGCTTGTTTTCCTCTATGTCGTAAATAAGATCAGCTAGTTCATGGTTAAGAAGACGTTGGACATGAATCGCTTTGACCATAAGCACTGGCCAGTAGCTCATAACGGTATAGGCGAGTACGACGAGTAAACTAGCGAAAAGAATCTTTTTTTTATTCATTGTAATGACAGTCTATATAAACGGTTTCAGTGAAAAGCTGGCCGAGTGCCTCATCTGGGTCAGCATCTATGGGGAGTGCCATTGCGTAGGCCATCTGCTCGGGTGTTGGATTTGGCTTTTCAAGTCTGATATTGCACGCCATATTGTCACTTAAATGGATCGCAGTTGCGCTATTCCAGCTCATATCTACGTAGTATGTAGGGTCGAAAATGAGCAGCTTGAGGTTATCGCTGTTAAGTGGAACGGGCTTTGCCAGAGGAAGATCAAAACGTAGTGTGGCCTTTCCGCGTTTTAACGTGAGATCAGGGTCTATAGCCTTGCGATATTTGATCGGGTTTTCGTCTTGATAGAAGTAGGTGAAGTAATGGTGACCCAACATGTTTTCAGCAATCGAATTCGCTAAGCGTTTGAGCATAGTAGGATCTGACCTATCTTCTCCATCTAACATATAGGCGGTGGTCATTGCGTCGAACTCCCACACCATATACAGGCTGGTAATCTCCTGTTCATTACCTTGGATATAGGTGTTCATCTCAATCCAAGAATGAGGGTGAGCAAATGATTGAGCACAGCAAAACAGCAGGATTAAAGTGGCTTTTTTCATGATTTCTTATTGAATGTGAAAAAGATAAAGGCTGCAAACGCAGCCTTATACCAATTTAACGCTGCTTTAAACAGCTCGTTAGACTGTTCGAGATCGATTTCAAGAAGGTAAAGTAGCTACCTTTCTCGACATCAATGTCAGTGCCTAATGGATCAAGAGAGCCAATCTTCGCGTCTGTACCGCGAACCGTGGACTCAATAACCGCAGGGGTAAACTGAGGCTCAGTGAAGACACATTGAACATTCTTTTCGTTGATGGTGTTACGAATCTTGTTAAGTTTTTTCGCACCAGGCTTACGCTCTGGATCAACAGTGAAATGGCCAAGCTTCTTCGTTTTGAAGTAGTCTTCAAAGTAGCCATACGCGTCGTGGAATACGTAGTAGCCGTCGTTCTTGAATGGCTTCAACTCAAAATTAATTGCCGCAGCAGTGACTTTTAGGTTGTATTGGAACTTATCAAAATTCTGCTGGTAGGAGGCGGTTTGTTCTGGATTAATTGCAATCAGACGTTGCGTAATTAAGCGAGCCACTTCGATTGACTGGCATGGACCAAGCCAAATGTGAGGATCATAAGTGCTATGGTGGTGACCACAGCCACATTTCTTGCCGAACTTTCTTAGCTCAATCGACTCTTGTTCTTGTAGCGTCAAAGCACGGTCAATGTCCGCTATTGGCTTAACAAGAAAGCTTTCTAAATCTTGCCCAAACCACACGACTAAATCACTCTGTTTAAGGCGGATAAGATCGGAAGGTTTAAGAGCGTAGTCATGCGGAGAGGCATTTGTATCGAGCAATGTGCTGGTGGAGTCTCCTTCGGCAATGATCTCGTGGGCGATCATCTCAATGGGTTTTATTGTTGCAAGCACAGTGACTGCTTGAGCTTGCATTGATGCTACCAATAGGGCAGCGGTTGCTATACGTTTGATCATTGTGTTTTTGTTCAATAAAAAAAGGCGGCACAATGCCGCCAAAGAGGGGTTAAAGGGTAATCCAGCGGTTTTGTGTCGCTAAGTGCATAAACAGGTTCTGATTCAGCTGGAAAGTAGAGAAGTTTTGTACATTAGTGCTGATAACTGTAAACATGGTTTCCTCGATGATAGAGAGTGAAGGTTTATTGGAAGTGACTGATAACCCCGAGTTAGCAGCCGCTATCTTCTAAAACAAATGTGTACTTCCCGCTATATGGCGCTTGATATACTTTTAAATGACACGTGTTTCCTTTTAGTGGGTTGCTTTCAGCGTCCGCACCTGTAGGCTCTTTTAGAACAATGGCTGTTTCACGATCTTGCGTGCTATTGTTGAAGGTATTGAGTTCATCACTTTTGATGTTGATGATAAATACGTTGTTCAGATCAAGCACACGCGCAAAATTTGATGCTTCGTTAATAATGTGACCGTAGTTAACCCAAACCTTCTCATCTTCTTTGTCCTCGCTGTTATGCGTTTCGACTATGGTTTCAAAGAGTTCTTTCTTATGGTCACCGTTTAGAAATGCTTTACCATAAACCATAGAGTCTGCACCTAATAGGGCACCCTGAGTTGCTTTTAATGTTGATACACGTGCTTCTTTGGTTACTTCCATATACTTCGGCAGTGCAGCTGCCGCTAAAATCCCTAATACGGCCACAACAACAACGAGTTCAATAAGAGTAAAACCTCTTGCTTGTTTCATTTGTATTCTCCGATTAGTGTTTGTTGGGAGTGACTCCGATTTTGAGTCGCTCCATAGAATTTTGATTGGTTGGGGTTAAACGCCGCTTAGCTCGATTAACAGCAACTCAAGTTCCGGCAAGCTCTTTAGCGAACCAAGGTTGATGCGTTTGTTGCCATTGACAATGATTGTTGGCGTTGCGTTGATGTAATATTGTTTTGTCAGTTGGTCGAAGTTTTCGATGTCTTCACGGACATCTTCACAACCTTTGCGGAAATCAGTCGCATCGCCACCGCAGCGCTCGATCATTTCTGCGAGATCATCACGAGTACGTGGGGCTGAGCTAGGGCGAACGTGAGTGCTTGAGATAAGCTCGTTGACATAGTCGTGACCGATCTCTTGACGATTCGCTGTAGCAATGCTTGCTTGGATGTCTTTACCTAGTGGGCCGAAATCTACCGGTACATCTACAAAGCTGATGCCAGCACGTTCAGCCATAGTACGAATTGGTGTGTGTACAATGGCGCAAGGGCGGCAAAACGGAGTATAGAAAATCTTTACTTGTGGTTCGCTAGTTGGTTGTTGGTCGAGAGTGACATAATGAACATTCTCTTCGAAGCTACCTGCATGCGCTTTTGAAGTATGTTTTGCGACAACAGAAAAAATCACTGTGATACAAAGAAGGTAAAAGCAAAGGGTGTTTTTAACTTGCTTAGAAACTTTCATAAATGACCTCTTAGATAACAAAAAAGGCCACTAGGCCCTTTGTTTAGGAAAAGAAGTGCCATCCGTGGCACTTTAGCAGTTGCTCTTAGAATACGTATTGTGCACCAACACCAGCTGAGAACTGATCTTTAGAAACCTTACCTTTTGTTTCATAGTTGACACTCATAGAGCCAGACCAGTTTTCAGTGAATTGCATAGCGCCACCAATTGCGATAGCCTTCTTTTGACCTGCGGCGCCCATACCAACACCAACACCATATTGTCCGGCCTGAGAGAGTACTGGTCTTGCGTTTGTAATTGCGTGAGAAGACGCTACAACGCCATCCATACGGTCTTCAAGAACGAGCATCTTGTTACCCATGTTTTTCATATCAGCTTCTAGGCCATCGATACGCTTTGTATTGTCTTCAATCGCAGTATTTTGAGCTGCAATTTGACGACCAGCCTCAGTAACGGCTTTATCGCCATGCTTGTCAAGGTAGTCTTCAATGTCTTTACCAATTGCGTAGATTTCGTCGATCTTCTTTTTATTGTCTTCAATATCTAGGTGAGTATCATCGATGTCGTTAGTGTTTGGACCACCATTACCACCACCATTTTGCTTCAAATCATCAATCTGAGCTTGTAGTGCTGCAATTTTCGCATCCATAGCTTCGACCGCTTGAGAAGCGTGCGCTTCAGCTTGGCTCGCAAACTCTTCTGCATCGTGGTAAACCTTAGAACCAGCGTCTCTGATTGCCTGCTCACCATCTTTGTACATTGTGTTTACAGCTTCGGTTGCTCTGCGTTCTGCTTCTTCATCAACTTTGATATCAAATGTGTCGTTGTTTCTTGACTCTGCAATCTCTTTGCGGACTTTCGCAAATTCATCTTTTGCAAGGTTAACTGCTTTTTCACCGTTCACTTCGACAGCTGTTACACGGCGGTGAGCTAGATCTGCTTGAGAGCGGTTGTATTGTACATTCTCATCAAGGACAGAAACTCTGCGATGAGCCAATTCTGCTTGGGAGCGGTTGTAACTCACGTCAGTGTTGATGCTTTCAACTGCTTGCTTCGCATGGAATTCAGCATTGTTCATGCGGATATCAGCATCATGGGCACGTTTTGAAAGGTGATTGATTTGAGAGGTGGCGACATTGAGAGCCTTTTCGCCATCCTTACGCAGAGCTGCAGATGATTTTGCAACTGCAGCATCTGCTTTTTCTTGAACGTATTTAGTGCCATCTTTCTCCATCAGATCCATTTTACGGTTAAGACCGTCAGCGACAGATTCTAGTTTCGCTACTTCACGACCGCCTTCAGCGCGAAGTTTATTGTAGGCTGCTTGACCATCTATACGCAGGCCTTTATCTACACCAGAAATCGCAGATTCAACTTTAGCAACTTCACGACCACCTTCAGCACGAAGTTTGTTGTAGGCTGCTTGTCCATCCATACGCAGACCTTTATCTACACCAGAGATAGCGGATTCAACTTTAGCGACTTCACGGCCACCTTCAGCGCGAAGTTTGTTGTAGGCTGCTTGACCATCCAAACGCAGACCTTT
This window encodes:
- a CDS encoding thioredoxin domain-containing protein, coding for MKVSKQVKNTLCFYLLCITVIFSVVAKHTSKAHAGSFEENVHYVTLDQQPTSEPQVKIFYTPFCRPCAIVHTPIRTMAERAGISFVDVPVDFGPLGKDIQASIATANRQEIGHDYVNELISSTHVRPSSAPRTRDDLAEMIERCGGDATDFRKGCEDVREDIENFDQLTKQYYINATPTIIVNGNKRINLGSLKSLPELELLLIELSGV
- a CDS encoding YadA C-terminal domain-containing protein, encoding MKKTIVALSVASLFSAGVAAETMSNKDKIIEAQINHLSKRAHDADIRMNNAEFHAKNVVKDFNDRATMAEQEFANVRKEGEEAMNVASSQINHLSKRVHDADIRMNNAEFHAKRTVEDIYSKGETAYNKLRAEGGREVTKVESAISGVDKGLRLDGQAAYNKLRAEGGREVAKVESAISGVDKGLRMDGQAAYNKLRAEGGREVAKVESAISGVDKGLRIDGQAAYNKLRAEGGREVAKLESVADGLNRKMDLMEKDGTKYVQEKADAAVAKSSAALRKDGEKALNVATSQINHLSKRAHDADIRMNNAEFHAKQAVESINTDVSYNRSQAELAHRRVSVLDENVQYNRSQADLAHRRVTAVEVNGEKAVNLAKDEFAKVRKEIAESRNNDTFDIKVDEEAERRATEAVNTMYKDGEQAIRDAGSKVYHDAEEFASQAEAHASQAVEAMDAKIAALQAQIDDLKQNGGGNGGPNTNDIDDTHLDIEDNKKKIDEIYAIGKDIEDYLDKHGDKAVTEAGRQIAAQNTAIEDNTKRIDGLEADMKNMGNKMLVLEDRMDGVVASSHAITNARPVLSQAGQYGVGVGMGAAGQKKAIAIGGAMQFTENWSGSMSVNYETKGKVSKDQFSAGVGAQYVF